Part of the Brassica oleracea var. oleracea cultivar TO1000 chromosome C8, BOL, whole genome shotgun sequence genome is shown below.
CCTTTCATCGCCTACTTCGGAGCCTTTGGTTTCGTCATGTACCCTCTCAGCAACATGATTCACCCCGAGGCTCTTGCTGATAAGCTCCTCGCGACGCTCGGGCCTAGGTTCATGGGCCCTCTCGCGATCCTGAGGATTTGGAGTTTCTGTTTGTTCTATGTCATGGCTGAGCTTTGGGGTAGCGTTGTGGTTTCAGTTCTATTCTGGGGATTCGCCAATCAGGTGATTATAGAACCCTTTTGAATCCATCACTATCTTGTATTTGTATATTGACTAGTGTATGCAATCTTTTTGGTGGTAGATCACTACTGTTGATGAAGCCAAAAAGTTCTATCCTTTGTTTGGACTAGGTGCCAATGTTGCACTTATTTTCTCAGGAAGAACTGTCAAGTATTTCTCTAATATGAGGAAAAATCTTGGTCCTGGAGTTGATGGTTGGGCTGTTTCATTGAAAGCCATGATGAGTATTGTTGTGGGGATGGGCTTAGCCATCTGTTTCCTCTACTGGTGGGTCAATCGATACGTCCCCCTCCCTACCCGTAGCAAGAAGAAGAAGGTAATTATATGAATGAAAACATACAAAGTACTAATGGGATAGCTTATGAGGTTTCTTGTGATTCTGTGTTACAGGTGAAACCACAAATGGGAATGATGGAGAGCTTGAAGTTCCTGGTTTCATCACCGTACATCAGGGATCTCGCTACTTTGGTTGTTGCATATGGAATTAGTATCAACCTTGTTGAAGTCACATGGAAGTCAAAGCTTAAAGCTCAGGTGAGAAATGGAGAAGTTTAATAGTTTCTACTACTAAGCTTTCATCTTAGCTTCTAACAATCCTTTTCTTTTAACAGTTCCCTAGTCCGAACGAGTACTCAGCATTTATGGGTGACTTCTCTACCTGCACTGGTATTGCAACATTCACAATGATGCTTCTCAGTCAATACGTATTCAACAAGTATGGATGGGGAGTAGCTGCGAAGATCACGCCAACCGTTCTGTTACTGACCGGAGTTGCCTTCTTCTCTCTGATACTCTTTGGTGGCCCATTTGCGCCACTGGTTGCCAAGCTTGGTATGACACCGCTGCTGGCAGCAGTGTACGTTGGTGCCTTACAGAATATCTTCAGCAAGAGCGCCAAGTACAGCTTGTTCGATCCTTGCAAAGAAATGGCTTATATCCCATTGGATGAGGACACCAAGGTTTGGCTCCTTTCTCTCTTTAAGACAAGTAGTTACATTCTTATGATCTTTGTTTTTTAACAAGTGTAAGCGGTTTGTAGGTTAAAGGCAAAGCTGCAATTGATGTTGTTTGCAACCCATTGGGGAAATCAGGCGGTGCACTAATCCAGCAGTTTATGATCCTTACGTTCGGCTCACTGGCAAGCTCCACTCCTTACCTTGGAGTCATCTTGCTAGGTATAGTCACTGCTTGGCTAGCCGCTGCGAAGTCTCTGGAGGGACAGTTCAACACTTTGATGTCTGAAGAAGAGCTTGAGAAGGAGATGGAGAGAGCTGCATCGCTCAAGATTCCTGTTGTGTCCTCGGAAGAAGCGGCGTCAGGAGAATCTACGAGCCAGCTACCGGAGACATCTTCCCCGAGTAGCATTTAGACGATGATGACGGATATAAAAGATAATTGAGAGATTGTGTCACGTGAGTTGTTTTTAAGGTTTTGGCTGGAACAAGATTTTGATAGTGAGAAGACTTTAAAGTCAACCGTTAAGTCCTGCTTTGTTTTTGGTTCTCTTGATACCAAATAGCATTACTGAATTTATAAATTCGATAATCTTATGAATAATCTCATTTGAGACAACGTTTTAAACCATCTTGATTCTACTCAATTCATTACAGTGACAATGTAATTAGGGTTCTAAACTATGGCTAAGGTCACTCCTACACTAACACACTAGTCTCTCTCTCGTTCACCACCAAAGACGCTCTCTTTTCCCAAGAGCGGATTCACCATCTCCCTCGATCTGATCAAGCTTCTGAAGAACTTTCTGGAGCTTCTCAGGTCCAGTCTCAATCTTTTAACTTAATTTTCTAATAAAATTTTGAAATTTATGCTCATGCTTGTCCATCCCCGTACCTGCATTATTGTCCTTAACTAGAATGTGAAGAAAAGGAAGTGAATCAATAGGGTTTCAGCTCTGATTCATGGGTTTACAAAGATTTATCACTATCTGATTCGTTTTCCCGAGAAAATGTGTGTGCTTGCCAAGAGAAAGTTTGATACTCCAACAATATAATCATAGCATCAATTAAGATTCTTTATTTCTTTATACGTTTTTGTTAAAAAAACGCTAACCCATCTGATCTATCGCTATTAAGTTGACAGATCCGTAGAGACGACAAAGCAATGAAATTTTAGTATGATGCCAAGTGTTAATGAAAAAAATCATTTTCTCCATACGTGCTTTCATGCATTTAGCAGAGCACTCACGTTCTTGAGAACCGCCTCTCATTGCTGAAAGAGGACGTTGAAAATCTATTTCTAGATAAATGTGTCGGATTCGGTTTTGTGACTGCTCGATGAGGTGATCTCTGTTTCGAAGAGACTGAATCACTGTAAATCGTCTCGGCTTAGAGTATTAGTGTTTTCGAGCAAGCAATATAAGCATGCGAGTGTCACCACCTTCGCCACCATGAGAGCTCTGCATTAGACGACCTTGAAGATGAGAAGAAAATTCCAGGAACGAACCACCAGCAAGTCTCACGTGCTGGTCGCATCTGAAACAACCTTTACAATTTAGATGGTCAAATAACCTTCAATTTCTTTTATTATGCAACTATGTTTTCTAAATTTAAAGGAGCTATACTTTTTTTTATTTCACACAGTTATTGTTTTGCTTATTGATCCACTTTTTTCGATTTTATGTATTAAACCCCTAAGTCCATAACTACTACAACGTGATAGGCGAAATATGAAAAAAAAATATTTTCCAAAGCTTCTTCTAAAACTTGTAAACACCATATATTAAATTTTAATATTAGTGAACCCATTATAAAAAATATCTGGCTTCACCCCTGATAATAATCATACATTTAGTTCTATCTGACTTATCGTTTAAAGTATACCTTATATTATACATAATCATAATATATAATTTTAACATTAATATAGACATCTTATTCCGCGTTTTGCGCGGGTTACTATCTAGTATATACTTATATGCATTGTTGCAGATGAGTGATCTATCTTGTATAGTGATCTGTCTTTTGCCTTAATGATTTGTGTTCTCTTGACTTCAGTTTCAGAGATTGAAGGAAGATGATGAAGTCATAGGACTCAAGACTTTAAGGCTGTGTCTTCTAGTGGGTGGTTTTAAACATGGTGAAGGATAATGCCGTCTCTCGTCCTTTCACTCGTTCCCTTGCCTCTGCTTTGCGCGCTTCTACTACACAGAATCAACAGAGAGCAAACACTAAAAGACCAGCCTCTGAGGATAAGAACGTAACTGCACCCAATAAGAAGAAGAGGCGAGCAGTTCTAGGGGATATCTCAAATGTTACCTTCAATGCACCTAAACTTGAGGTTGTTAAAAGTGCATAATGTTCTTTTGTGCTAATGCTTTCCTTCCTGTGAAGATCTTGTATGAGTAAAATTTGCATCTCTTTAACATGTTTATTGTCATTTCAGGCCAAAAACATCAAGCAGGTAAAGAAAGGACGGGGTACATCTCAGTTGGCATCATCTTGTGTTACTTCAGAAATCACAAAACTTCAGTCCAAGACCGATGCAAAAGCTGAAGCTGTATCAGTGACAGCAGGAAGCATGTCTCTTTGTAAAGGCACAAATGACACACCTGATATCCCAAAATTCATAGACATTGATTCAGATGACAAGGATCCTTTACTCTGCTGCCTCTATGCCCCTGAAATCTACTACAGCCTGCGTGATAAACTTCAAAAAGTGATAGTCTATTAACGTCAAAAAAAAGAAGTTAAAGAAAAACAGCTGAAGCAGCGATGACCAATCTAACCACCACCCATGGGTCTGTAATGTTGCTTCTTCTATATGCAGACACAGTTTAGTTCCATAACTTTAACTTCTTTTTTTTCCTAGCAGAATCCAACACTTGAGCATTACACAACGTACAAAGCCTCAGATCTGAAAGCATCTGTTTATGCGTTACAAGATCTGCAGCTTAACACCAAAGGTTGCCCGTTGAGCGCTGTACGCATGAAGTATAAGCAAGAGAAAGTAAGTTGATATACACTTAGACCACATACTAAACCCGGTTTGGTATCCATTCTCATAAGACTCTTTTGGATTCGCAGTTCAAATTTGTGGCGGTACTCACATCTCCTAAATTACTTGACACACTATTCTGAAGGGCTTAAACCGAACGTTTCTACCAATAATAGATTTAGTAACATTGATGGTGGTCCAGTTCATCTTCTTTAATATGTTACAAACTTACAATTTTGTTCATAAAACAAGTTCCCACAAGCCTCTCTATTCAAGTGTTTGTTAATTATCCTTTTTTACCATTTGTTTGTCCAATTTATTGGTCAAGGCTTTGGCTTGTTCTGCTCTTGGTGGAGTTCAAACTCTTCTTAATTTCAATTCAAGCATAATTACCTGATTAAATTTTGGCTTAATTTGATCTATGGTTTGTAACCAGACCCGGTTTCATCTATTCGATAACAAAAGGTTATTTTTGGTTTGACTTGTTTCTCGTTCCGGTTTAGTTCGTCAGATATCCTTCATGATTAGTATTACAAAAAGTGGACGTGCCGGAGTGGTTATCGGGCATGACTAGAAATCATGTGGGCTTTGCCCGCGCAGGTTCGAATCCTGCCGTTCACGATTTTTATTTTCTTCCTTCTTTTTTTTTTTGGCATTTCAGTTGACTATCATGCCGTTCACGATTTTTATTTTCTTCCTTCTTTTTTTTTGGCATTTCGGTTGACTATCATGCCCACACTGGCCCTGTAAACTCCATTGTTTTCACCTACGTGGTTGTTTATGTACGTGTGTTGCTATACTTGTTGTATTTTCATGCACTACAACATTTGGTTCAACCAAGCCCTTTTACAAAAAAAAAACAAAAAAAAACAAAACATTTGGTTCAACCGTTCAAGTGTCTATAAATGAGAAGATAGAGGCCCACATAAAACGATAACGACATCGACGTTAGGTCTAAAATAAACAAAAATGGTTTGGTGGGCATCTCTTCAAATGCCAACGAATCTCGAATATTCCATATATTATCTGTCATTTCCCTTTCTTTGATAAACTATGAAACAATACAAGAGGGACAAACATTTGAGGTTTTTAAGCAAAAAATTATATTTAATTTGAGGATACACCAGAAAAACAAGCTATTACGATTCTAAAATTTTAGTAAACAATTGAATTTATGAGTCAATTTTGTTTATAACAATGACATTTTAAAATAAATGAACTAGTTGTGTATGAACCTGTCAAGACAAACGAGAAAACAAGTTAGCCAGGACTTGCGTCGGTGAGACCGAACCAGATGAATTGTTTAGAGAGAGATATTGAACGTTGGGTCACGAGGGCGGGGGTATGCACCCACCAACCCAAGTGTCACAATCTATTTGAGGTGGTAATGGTCCCCAACTTACCCGCAGGAATATCATGGGACCGCTCCTTAACTCTTGCAAGGTCATTTGCTTTGGTCGGTGCAGTACTACTGCGCTAGTACCCCGTGATCCCTCCCTTCTCTTTCTCTCTTCAATATAATAAGCGATAACATGCAATTATATTATTTTAATACATGATTTAGATCTTCTTTTTTTGAGCAAAGATTTGTAGATACCAATAAGTATCTGACACTATGGAATGGATGAAATACTAGATTAAAGGATCGATCACATGCTCTTACAATTATAATTCACGTCAATAAAATCAAAACAACTCAACATATCTATATATATAAAAAATGTTCGCCTCACTCCTGCTTTGCCACGTGAAAAGTCGATGTCTGACAGGCCGACACGTGTCCCGGCTGTATTAAACGCACCACTTCATTTAATCTGAGAATTTGTTGGGCTTTTATCGTTAGGGGAATATCTATAATGTTTTGGGCTTCTACTTTCTGATTATGTATGCTGTCCGTCGGCCCAACCTCGATAACCCTAAATCTAATGAAGCAAAGAAACGTAGGTCGCCTCTCTCCTTCTTTCTGCGGCGCTTGAAAACGTCTTAGCTTCTTTCAAATCTCTGAAACGGTTCGAGTTGAACTTTTACATATGCAATTGTTATATCGGCTCTTTGAATCACTTTTGCATCTGTTTTTTTTTTGTGAGGCATAAAGAATCAATCTTCAGGAACGTCGTCAATGGATTCCGACATGGTGGAAATCGCTCCTCATGCGTTCGCTTCGGGTTCGACAACTCTAGAAATCCAAAAAGGTTAAATCTTTATATCCTTTTTTGTAGTTTATGTACCCATTTTCGTTGACTCCCTTAACAAGAAGATCCAAAGTCGTACTTGAGCAGTATCTTATAAATCTTATCAACTCCAATGATTGTACTCCAGAAACAGCGCTCTTACAATGTAAATTCTGGAGTACAAGCTCCTTCTTGGCAAGGTAATATGAGAGAGAGTCCTCATTTGGTTCATAACTAATTTGACAGCTTTGTGAATCGTGGTTATGTAAAATATAGTATTATAGATGATCTTTGGTCAGTACAATTTAAGTGACTTGACTATACATGACTTTCATTATGCTAATTACATATTTAAACTGTTATCTTAAAGCATTGGATATGTATCTCATGCATTCATGTGTCTGTTGTGAGTTTTCTAGGCTGGTGATATTTTTGCTTCAGCCTATAAAAGTGTTACCACTCAACAGAGGTAGATAGAATNNNNNNNNNNNNNNNNNNNNNNNNNNNNNNNNNNNNNNNNNNNNNNNNNNNNNNNNNNNNNNNNNNNNNNNNNNNNNNNNNNNNNNNNNNNNNNNNNNNNNNNNNNNNNNNNNNNNNNNNNNNNNNNNNNNNNNNNNNNNNNNNNNNNNNNNNNNNNNNNNNNNNNNNNNNNNNNNNNNNNNNNNNNNNNNNNNNNNNNNNNNNNNNNNNNNNNNNNNNNNNNNNNNNNNNNNNNNNNNNNNNNNNNNNNNNNNNNNNNNNNNNNNNNNNNNNNNNNNNNNNNNNNNNNNNNNNNNNNNNNNNNNNNNNNNNNNNNNNNNNNNNNNNNNNNNNNNNNNNNNNNNNNNNNNNNNNNNNNNNNNNNNNNNNNNNNNNNNNNNNNNNNNNNNNNNNNNNNNNNNNNNNNNNNNNNNNNNNNNNNNNNNNNNNNNNNNNNNNNNNNNNNNNNNNNNNNNNNNNNNNNNNNNNNNNNNNNNNNNNNNNNNNNNNNNNNNNNNNNNNNNNNNNNNNNNNNNNNNNNNNNNNNNNNNNNNNNNNNNNNATGTATTTTATTATCTTCTATTTTGGTGAAAGATTAAAAAGTAAATTTCTTAAGATGGGTGAAGCTTTTGAGGTCAATTGCTATCTTTTCAGTTGAGATCTTGGCGGAGAAGCTCAATGATGACTGAAGTGTTCATTATTTCTTGATATATGATTGATTCTGGTGTTTTTCCTTCTGTCTCATCATCATGAATTCTATGTATTCTTTTATAAATGATAACCACATGGAGCTGTAGCCAGTTCTTCTGTATAATAACCAACAACAAATGAATTATTTTTGAATTTCCTATCTCAACTAAAGAACTTCTCTAAATATGCATATATTAAGCTGGCTAATTTTATATGCCATAAATCAACTTCGCAATCTTGCATACTCACTGCAAAACATCAAATTCTTCAAATAACAATGAAATAATGTCTGCTAGCGTGGATAGACCACCAGAAATAAAGTCATTTTTTTATTGAAAATAAACTAAATATTTACAAATTTGTATAGAAATTTAAAATAATTTAGCAGAAAAAGATTAAGCGATTTTTCTATATGTTCTCAAACCTGTTAACGATATGATATCTTAACCATTTTAATTGGCCCGTTTGCAGGCTTTCCAATTCCTTTCGACAATTGGTTTTAATTTATAAGTTGTAACCGCATTGTTTGAGACAAAACTTTGCTAATATTTTTGACATCACCATTAAAGACAAGGAGAGGCATTATGATTTTCTTTAAACGTTTTTTGTAATGTTCTTATCTCTAATCACCAGTCTTTGTCCATGTAAAATAGTAATGTGTATGAATCATGGATATGTAAAGGGCTAAGCATTCTCTCCAAAAGTAGCACTAAATTAAGTTGTTGATTCTGATTCCCGTTAATGATATTGACTCTGAAGAATTCGTCTGTGAAGCTGTTGAATCCACCTTGCTTACGACTGGAACCGGGGACTCTACCACTGGATTTGCATATTAAAAATCATATATCCGTAATGAAAAATATAAATGTAACACATCCCACCCCTAGGGCGGACCGACCCTAGTACATATATATATATATATATATATTCTTACTTCAGTACAGTACTATAACTTTCAATGGAATTTTCCACGATTTATAATAAAGATAATATGTATCACCATTTGATGGCATTGTCAATATAAACACCGAATTTTGGTGAGCTTGTTGGTTTGCATTAATTATATAAAAACTTTATAATTACGACAGGGACGACGATCACGTCTAATCATATCTTGGATGGATAGTACAAGTTATGCTAGCGTGTAAACCCATCTGCTTCTCTTTTTTTTTTTTTAATTACAGTTAGTTGGATTGGTTTGAATTGTATATTTACATGATTTTTGTGGTTGTGGTAATATGAGTCCAAACGGTAACTTCGATTTTAGTAATAATCGGTGCAGAATGGAAATAGAAGTCAACGCTTTTCATATAGTATGTAGATAAGTGCAAGTTTGATAAAATAAGCGGAGTAAAATAATATTTAATTGGTGAAACAATATTTTACGGTTTTGCAAAATAAATATTTAAAAGTTTGAAATAATTTTTAAAAATTATAAATTTGAAAAAAATTGGCATTGAATGGAGTCACCATATGTGTGACCGGTTTTTAACCAATTTGTTTGACATGACTC
Proteins encoded:
- the LOC106308936 gene encoding cyclin-A2-3-like, which codes for MVKDNAVSRPFTRSLASALRASTTQNQQRANTKRPASEDKNVTAPNKKKRRAVLGDISNVTFNAPKLEAKNIKQVKKGRGTSQLASSCVTSEITKLQSKTDAKAEAVSVTAGSMSLCKGTNDTPDIPKFIDIDSDDKDPLLCCLYAPEIYYSLRDKLQKNPTLEHYTTYKASDLKASVYALQDLQLNTKGCPLSAVRMKYKQEKFKFVAVLTSPKLLDTLF
- the LOC106312124 gene encoding ADP,ATP carrier protein 2, chloroplastic-like; the protein is MEGLIQPRGILSLPTKPIVAARTLLPPSPALKQRLFTRNLPPLSISSNGHTKVQSFHRNPLTISISHKERNRGFICKAESAAGEGDSVTTPNIFGVEVTTLKKIIPLGLMFFCILFNYTILRDTKDVLVVTAKGSSAEIIPFLKTWVNLPMAIGFMLLYTKLSNVLSKKALFYTVIIPFIAYFGAFGFVMYPLSNMIHPEALADKLLATLGPRFMGPLAILRIWSFCLFYVMAELWGSVVVSVLFWGFANQITTVDEAKKFYPLFGLGANVALIFSGRTVKYFSNMRKNLGPGVDGWAVSLKAMMSIVVGMGLAICFLYWWVNRYVPLPTRSKKKKVKPQMGMMESLKFLVSSPYIRDLATLVVAYGISINLVEVTWKSKLKAQFPSPNEYSAFMGDFSTCTGIATFTMMLLSQYVFNKYGWGVAAKITPTVLLLTGVAFFSLILFGGPFAPLVAKLGMTPLLAAVYVGALQNIFSKSAKYSLFDPCKEMAYIPLDEDTKVKGKAAIDVVCNPLGKSGGALIQQFMILTFGSLASSTPYLGVILLGIVTAWLAAAKSLEGQFNTLMSEEELEKEMERAASLKIPVVSSEEAASGESTSQLPETSSPSSI